In a genomic window of Helianthus annuus cultivar XRQ/B chromosome 10, HanXRQr2.0-SUNRISE, whole genome shotgun sequence:
- the LOC110881600 gene encoding ATP-dependent DNA helicase PIF1-like gives MNKFLWDLMYFQQRAILVPTNEVVDSINKELLESLPGEEKVYFSSDSLCQSEEESELNMALFPLDVLKNLRLSGLPNHKLVLKLGAPVMLLRNIDQANGLCNGTRLQVTRLGKVVTEAKIITGTNIGHHTLISRLKMTPSDKRIPVKISRRQFPLSLCFAMTINKSQEQSLERVGLYLPRPVFSHGQLYDAVSRVKSRKGLKILICDKEKRVCTTLLMWFTKKFYKIYDDTKHLSTWQRLLGIM, from the coding sequence ATGAATAAGTTTTTGTGGGATTTAATGTATTTCCAACAAAGAGCAATTCTTGTTCCAACTAATGAAGTGGTGGATTCAATAAATAAAGAGTTGTTAGAGAGTCTGCCTGGTGAAGAAAAGGTTTATTTTAGTTCAGATAGTTTATGCCAATCAGAGGAAGAATCAGAGCTTAATATGGCATTGTTTCCTCTTGATGTGTTAAAAAATCTTCGTTTATCTGGTTTACCTAACCATAAATTAGTGCTGAAACTTGGTGCTCCAGTGATGTTACTCAGAAACATTGATCAGGCAAATGGATTGTGCAATGGTACACGTTTACAAGTCACGAGGCTCGGAAAAGTTGTGACTGAAGCAAAAATTATCACAGGGACTAATATAGgccatcatactttgatttcaagACTGAAGATGACACCTTCTGATAAAAGAATACCAGTGAAGATTTCTCGAAGACAATTTCCACTTTCACTGTGTTTTGCTATGACAATAAATAAAAGTCAAGAACAATCATTGGAGCGTGTTGGTTTATATCTTCCACGTCCAGTGTTTAGTCATGGCCAGCTCTATGATGCCGTATCTAGAGTAAAAAGTAGGAAGgggttgaaaattttgatttgtgATAAAGAGAAACGAGTCTGTACAACACTACTAATGTGGTTTACAAAGAAGTTTTACAAAATCTATGATGATACTAAACATCTGTCAACCTGGCAACGTCTGTTAGGTATAATGTAG
- the LOC110884979 gene encoding phospholipase D zeta 1, with product MSTERLIPSGYLQSHNGSQFRRCSSFCSEHNRIFDELPKATILSVSRPDVSDIGPLLLSYTIQIEYKQFKWCLLKKASQVIYLHFALKKRAIVEEIHEKQGQVKDWLQHIGIGDQTSVVHDHDEPDDGAIPVHNDDSVKKRSVPTRAALSIIRPSIGRSTVSEKAKVAMQNYLNHFLGNIDIVNSREVCQFLEVSKLSFSPEYGPKLKEDYVLVQHLNHIQRDDANVGCFMCCCRNNWQKVWAVLKPGFLALLKDPFDTKLLDIIVFDVLPPSDGDKKDQVLLAAEVKERNPLRYAFKVTCGNRSTKIRSTSSAKVRDWISAIYNASQKPTAGWCNPHRFGSFAPQRGLTDDGSQAQWFVDGQVAFEAIALAIANAKSEIYVTGWWLCPELYLKRPFHANGASRLDALFEAKAKEGVKIYILLYKEVAIALKINSLYSQKKLLQIHENVKVLRYPDHFAAGIYLWSHHEKIVVVDHQICFLGGLDLCFGRYDTIEHNVGDRPPFIWPGKDYYNPRESEPNSWVDTMADELDRRKYPRMPWHDVHCALWGPPCRDVARHFVQRWNHAKRNKAPNEQTIPLLMPQQHMVLPHYMGRSEELDIGSKPIDGNPTGMTQDSFSYESSSQDIQFLLPQEADDVYSENVNNKLNELDLRNHLDQSHDEHVNHAMQTADSAVDFDLLDPKCENSMGTTSIGSDMSDEGCESQEVSTSDISQIGPRTSCSCQVIRSVCQWSGGTSQTEDSIHKAYCSLIENAEKFIYIENQFFISGLSDDDVIQNRVLEALYRRILRAHKEETCFRVIIVIPLLPGFQGRLDDGGAATVRAIMHWQYRTISRGHNSILHNLNALLGPKTEDYISFYGLRTYGRLGDDGPIVTSQVYVHSKVMIVDDRITLIGSSNINDRSLLGHRDSEIGVLIEDREFTESMMNGESWSAGKFANSLRLSLWSEHLGLHSEEISCIRDPVADSTYKDLWLATAKENSQIYQDVFSCIPNDSIHSRYAFRQSMNSWKEKFGHTTIDLGVAPEKLEGNIPPMEMMKRVRGFLVSFPLQFMCYEDLRPMFSETEFYASPQVFY from the exons ATGTCGACGGAGCGGTTAATTCCGAGCGGTTATTTGCAATCGCACAACGGCTCTCAGTTTCGCCGTTGTTCGTCTTTTTGTTCGGAACATAACCGAATCTTCGATGAATTACCTAAGGCTACCATTTTATCGGTTTCTCGACCCGACGTTAGTGATATTGGACCGTTGCTTCTGTCTTACACGATTCAGATCGAGTATAAACAG TTCAAGTGGTGCTTGCTAAAGAAGGCGTCACAAGTTATCTACTTACACTTTGCGTTAAAGAAACGTGCGATAGTTGAGGAAATTCATGAGAAGCAAGGACAG GTTAAAGATTGGCTCCAACACATAGGAATAGGAGATCAAACATCAGTAGTGCATGATCATGATGAACCTGACGATGGAGCTATTCCTGTGCATAATGATGATAGCGTTAAAAAGAG ATCTGTCCCAACGAGGGCTGCTCTATCAATTATCAGGCCATCAATCGGGAGGTCAACGGTTTCTGAGAAAGCAAAAGTTGCAATGCAGAATTATCTTAATCACTTCCTTGGAAACATAGATATTGTGAATTCTCGTGAG GTCTGCCAATTTCTGGAGGTCTCTAAGTTATCATTTTCTCCAGAGTACGGTCCAAAGTTGAAAGAGGACTACGTTTTGGTTCAACATTTAAATCATATTCAAAGAGATGATGCAAATGTAGGATGTTTCATGTGTTGTTGCAGGAATAATTGGCAAAAG GTTTGGGCAGTATTAAAGCCTGGATTTTTGGCGTTACTAAAAGATCCTTTTGACACGAAGCTCTTAGATATCATTGTTTTTGATGTGCTACCGCCTTCAGATGGAGATAAAAAGGATCAAGTGCTTTTGGCAGCGGAAGTAAAGGAAAGAAATCCCCTGCGTTATGCATTCAAG GTTACGTGTGGGAATCGAAGTACAAAGATAAGAAGTACAAGTAGTGCAAAAGTCAGAGATTGGATATCCGCCATTTACAATGCAAGTCAAAAACCAACTGCAGGTTGGTGCAATCCACATCGTTTTGGTTCGTTTGCTCCTCAAAGGGGTTTGACTGATGACGGTAGTCAAGCTCAATGGTTCGTAGATGGACAAGTGGCATTTGAAGCAATTGCTTTAGCAATAGCAAATGCAAAATCAGAG ATCTATGTTACGGGATGGTGGCTCTGCCCAGAGCTATATTTAAAGCGTCCATTTCATGCAAATGGTGCTTCTCGTCTTGATGCGCTATTTGAAGCTAAAGCCAAGGAAGGTGTGAAG ATATACATTCTTCTCTATAAGGAGGTAGCAATTGCTTTAAAAATAAATAGTTTATACAGTCAGAAAAAGCTTCTTCAGATTCACGAGAATGTGAAAGTGTTGCGCTATCCTGACCACTTTGCTGCCGGCATCTACTTGTG GTCACACCATGAAAAAATAGTAGTTGTTGATCACCAAATTTGCTTTCTAGGGGGATTGGATTTATGCTTTGGTCGGTATGACACTATTGAACACAATGTCGGTGATCGTCCCCCTTTCATATGGCCTGGAAAAGACTATTATAACCCCAG GGAATCTGAACCGAATTCTTGGGTAGACACGATGGCTGATGAATTAGACCGCAGAAAGTATCCTCGAATGCCATGGCATGATGTTCACTGTGCTCTTTGGGGACCTCCTTGTCGAGATGTAGCACGTCACTTTGTCCAACGCTGGAATCATGCTAAG AGAAACAAAGCACCAAACGAACAAACGATACCACTACTAATGCCACAGCAACACATGGTTCTTCCGCACTACATGGGAAGAAGCGAGGAGTTAGACATTGGAAGTAAGCCTATCGATGGAAACCCGACAGGCATGACACAGGATTCATTTTCCTATGAGTCATCTTCACAAGATATACAGTTCCTTTTACCTCAAGAAGCTGATGACGTATACTCTGAAAATGTCAATAATAAGTTGAATGAGCTGGATCTGAGAAACCATCTTGATCAGTCACATGATGAACATGTAAACCATGCTATGCAAACAGCAGATTCAGCAGTTGATTTTGATTTGTTGGACCCTAAGTGTGAAAATAGCATGGGGACAACTAGTATTGGATCTGACATGTCGGATGAGGGGTGTGAGAGTCAAGAGGTTTCTACAAGTGATATTTCGCAAATCGGTCCCCGTACTTCTTGCTCTTGCCAG GTTATCAGAAGTGTCTGCCAGTGGTCTGGTGGAACGAGTCAAACAGAAGACAGCATTCATAAAGCGTATTGTTCTCTTATTGAAAATGCAGAAAAGTTCATATACATCGAG AATCAGTTTTTCATTTCTGGCCTCTCAGATGACGATGTCATACAAAATCGTGTATTGGAAGCTTTATACAGACGTATCCTGCGTGCGCATAAAGAGGAAACGTGCTTTAGAGTTATCATCGTCATACCACTCTTACCAGGATTCCAG GGGCGTCTAGATGATGGTGGGGCTGCAACAGTGAGAGCTATAATGCATTGGCAGTACCGAACCATTTCCAGAGGACACAACTCGATACTACACAATCTCAATGCACTTCTTGGTCCTAAAACAGAGGATTATATATCATTTTATGGCCTCAGGACGTATGGCAGACTTGGTGATGATGGTCCCATTGTTACAAGTCAG GTGTATGTGCATAGTAAAGTGATGATTGTGGATGACCGTATCACGTTAATTGGATCATCCAACATAAATGACAGGAGTTTGCTTGGGCATAGGGATTCTGAG ATTGGGGTTCTTATTGAAGATAGAGAATTTACCGAATCAATGATGAATGGAGAATCTTGGAGTGCCGGGAAATTCGCTAATAGTCTCCGGCTTTCTCTATGGTCTGAACATCTTGGTCTTCACAGTGAAGAG ATAAGTTGTATTAGAGACCCCGTAGCTGACAGCACATACAAAGATTTGTGGTTAGCAACTGCAAAG GAAAACTCCCAAATTTATCAGGATGTGTTTTCTTGCATCCCCAATGATTCTATACACTCCAG ATATGCTTTCCGACAAAGTATGAATTCTTGGAAAGAGAAATTTGGGCATACAACCATTGATTTAGGCGTAGCTCCTGAGAAGCTTGAGGGGAACATTCCACCAATGGAGATGATGAAAAGAGTAAGAGGGTTTCTTGTTTCGTTTCCGTTACAGTTCATGTGCTATGAAGATTTAAGACCAATGTTCAGTGAGACCGAGTTCTATGCATCTCCTCAGGTCTTTTATTAG